One window from the genome of Alkalihalobacillus sp. LMS6 encodes:
- a CDS encoding PTS mannitol-specific transporter subunit IIBC has protein sequence MAEKKSIRSRVQKFGSNLSSMIMPNIGAFIAWGLITAIAVPTEWEFLNNFVGPMVTYLLPLLIAFAGGRLIHDFRGGVVGATAAMGVIVAADDPMFIGAMIMGPLGGYVIKKFDQFMEDRIPNGFEMLINNFSAGILGAVVAVFGSFAVGPIVSGLTTALGTGVNAMIQWGLLPLVSLFIEPAKILFLNNAINHGIIGPIAINQANELGKSMLFLLEANPGPGLGILIAFMVFGKGAARASSYGAGLIHFVGGIHEIYFPYVLMKPLLILSAIGGGMSGIFVLTLFEAGLQSIPSPGSIISILLLTYPSATDYLGVILSVITATVVSFLISMIIFRFDKKGEDDNIEDAQAKMQDMKGKKSSVIADAGESQATGYANVSSIIFACDAGMGSSAMGASIMKDRVKKAGIDGVSVANTSISNIPDSADLVITHKDLTERAKQKNPSAIHVSVDNFMNSPRYNEIIEDLKGGTSADETVKAEAVQADVDKIIFACDAGMGSSAMGASLLKNKFKKANIEGIHVSNTAINSIPSDADIVITHRDLTERAKQKLPDAEHISVENFMNSPKYDELIERLK, from the coding sequence ATGGCCGAGAAAAAAAGCATTCGGTCCCGCGTACAAAAGTTTGGGAGTAATTTAAGTAGTATGATTATGCCAAACATTGGCGCGTTTATTGCCTGGGGTTTAATAACTGCGATTGCCGTTCCTACTGAATGGGAATTTTTAAATAATTTTGTAGGACCAATGGTCACATACTTATTGCCTTTATTAATTGCATTTGCAGGTGGACGACTTATTCATGATTTTCGTGGTGGAGTAGTTGGTGCAACAGCAGCAATGGGGGTTATAGTTGCTGCAGACGATCCAATGTTTATTGGCGCGATGATTATGGGTCCGCTCGGTGGGTATGTCATCAAAAAGTTTGATCAATTTATGGAAGATCGTATTCCGAATGGTTTCGAGATGTTAATTAATAACTTCTCAGCTGGTATTTTAGGCGCAGTTGTAGCTGTATTTGGGTCTTTTGCAGTAGGACCAATTGTATCAGGTTTAACTACTGCTCTAGGTACCGGAGTGAATGCAATGATTCAATGGGGATTATTGCCGCTAGTGTCATTATTTATTGAACCAGCGAAAATTTTGTTTCTCAATAACGCAATTAATCACGGTATTATTGGGCCTATTGCAATCAATCAAGCCAATGAACTTGGTAAATCGATGTTGTTCTTGTTGGAAGCAAATCCTGGTCCCGGTCTAGGTATTTTAATAGCATTTATGGTATTTGGAAAAGGAGCTGCAAGAGCTTCATCATACGGTGCTGGATTAATTCATTTCGTTGGGGGCATTCATGAGATTTATTTCCCTTATGTACTAATGAAACCTTTACTTATTCTTTCTGCCATTGGTGGTGGGATGTCCGGTATTTTTGTTTTAACATTATTTGAAGCAGGTTTGCAAAGTATACCGTCACCAGGGAGTATTATTTCAATATTACTCTTGACCTATCCATCTGCTACAGATTATTTAGGCGTTATCCTTTCTGTAATAACTGCAACAGTTGTTTCTTTCTTAATTTCAATGATTATTTTCCGCTTCGATAAAAAAGGCGAAGATGACAACATTGAAGACGCGCAAGCAAAAATGCAAGACATGAAAGGAAAGAAATCATCTGTCATTGCTGATGCAGGTGAGTCACAAGCAACTGGTTACGCGAATGTTTCATCCATTATCTTTGCATGTGATGCTGGAATGGGTTCAAGTGCGATGGGCGCATCGATCATGAAAGATCGCGTGAAGAAAGCAGGAATTGATGGGGTATCGGTTGCAAATACATCGATTAGCAATATTCCTGATAGCGCAGACCTTGTGATTACCCATAAGGACTTAACGGAACGTGCGAAGCAAAAAAATCCGTCTGCCATTCATGTATCAGTAGACAACTTTATGAATAGCCCGCGCTACAATGAAATCATTGAAGATTTAAAAGGTGGCACCTCGGCAGATGAGACAGTGAAAGCCGAAGCGGTCCAAGCAGATGTCGATAAAATTATTTTTGCATGTGACGCTGGAATGGGCTCTAGTGCGATGGGTGCTTCTTTACTAAAAAATAAGTTTAAGAAAGCAAATATCGAGGGTATTCATGTATCGAATACAGCGATT
- a CDS encoding transporter substrate-binding domain-containing protein, whose protein sequence is MKKLIFPSLLATTFLVACGSDETEETSGNEAWNAIQESGTMTVATAGTLFPTSYHSEDDVLTGYEVELVREIAALLDVEVEFEEIGVDTMTQALNSGRVHLAANSLAITEEREENFDFSTPYKYSFGSAIVREDDLSGIESLEDLDGKIALGAMNTTYMQKAEEYGATPTYFDNVTNDVYLRAVENGQGDVVLNDYYLQSITVNHLSDINVQIHPTLFYDPSEQGMMMAKDEPLLLEAVNDALTQLLDDGTATALSEEFFEGYDVTELPDIDFE, encoded by the coding sequence ATGAAAAAACTTATTTTTCCTTCTTTACTTGCAACAACTTTTCTCGTCGCTTGCGGATCTGATGAAACAGAAGAGACAAGCGGAAATGAAGCTTGGAATGCGATTCAAGAGTCTGGAACGATGACGGTTGCCACAGCGGGAACGTTGTTTCCAACGTCGTATCATTCTGAAGATGATGTATTAACGGGGTACGAAGTTGAACTTGTAAGAGAAATTGCTGCTCTTCTTGATGTTGAAGTTGAGTTCGAGGAAATTGGCGTAGATACGATGACACAAGCGTTAAACAGTGGTCGCGTTCACCTTGCTGCTAACAGCTTAGCCATTACCGAGGAGCGAGAAGAAAACTTTGATTTTTCCACACCGTATAAATACTCATTTGGAAGTGCGATTGTTCGAGAAGATGATTTATCAGGAATTGAATCTCTTGAAGATTTAGATGGGAAAATTGCGCTTGGCGCAATGAACACGACTTATATGCAAAAAGCGGAAGAATACGGAGCCACACCTACCTATTTTGATAATGTGACAAACGATGTTTATTTGCGCGCTGTTGAAAATGGACAAGGCGATGTGGTTTTGAACGATTATTATCTTCAATCCATTACCGTGAATCATCTTTCCGATATAAATGTTCAAATTCATCCGACCTTATTCTATGACCCAAGCGAACAAGGGATGATGATGGCGAAGGACGAGCCTCTTTTGCTAGAAGCCGTGAACGATGCATTAACGCAATTATTGGATGATGGTACAGCGACAGCCCTTTCAGAAGAATTTTTTGAAGGCTACGATGTAACTGAACTTCCAGATATTGATTTTGAATAA
- a CDS encoding amino acid ABC transporter permease, whose amino-acid sequence MSSFDLTLAIESFPFILKGLQYTMLVAVVSMLIAMVLGLFLAFGRMSPRRYVRWPSMLFISFNRGVPILVLLFLLYAALPELGLSLSAVAAAIVAFSLNTSAYIAEVNRSALSSVSYGQQEAAAALGLRKWQAMRYIILPQAIRIALPPLSNVFLTLIKSTSIASTIALPELMYQARIIGGREFNYLTVIVVAALIYWGVCSLLAWLQRYLEKRYNHYLEPEKK is encoded by the coding sequence ATGAGTTCATTTGACCTTACGCTAGCAATTGAATCATTCCCGTTCATTTTAAAAGGTTTGCAGTATACAATGCTCGTCGCTGTTGTCAGTATGCTCATTGCCATGGTATTAGGGTTATTTTTAGCATTCGGCCGTATGTCTCCCCGTAGATATGTTCGATGGCCGAGCATGCTTTTTATATCGTTTAATCGTGGTGTGCCGATACTTGTGCTTCTCTTTTTACTTTATGCTGCTTTGCCGGAGCTTGGCTTAAGTTTAAGTGCTGTTGCCGCTGCAATTGTTGCGTTTAGTTTAAATACGTCTGCATATATTGCAGAAGTGAATCGCTCAGCACTTTCATCGGTTTCTTATGGCCAGCAAGAAGCTGCTGCTGCTTTAGGATTAAGAAAATGGCAAGCCATGCGCTACATTATTTTGCCACAAGCGATTCGGATTGCCTTGCCACCATTGAGCAACGTCTTTTTAACATTAATTAAATCAACGTCGATTGCGTCTACGATTGCCTTACCTGAATTAATGTATCAAGCTCGAATCATTGGCGGTCGGGAATTTAACTATTTAACCGTTATTGTCGTCGCAGCACTCATTTACTGGGGCGTCTGTTCGCTGCTTGCTTGGTTACAGCGGTATCTAGAAAAACGTTATAACCATTATTTAGAGCCAGAAAAAAAATAA
- a CDS encoding iron-sulfur cluster assembly accessory protein, whose protein sequence is MITLTDAAAAQILSMKKDEGDDSLMLRIGVQGGGCSGLSYGMGFDDEKAESDIQFQVNGLDILVDQESEPIIKGLVIDYKQNMMGGGFTIDNPNAIANCGCGSSFRTATNAGTPENC, encoded by the coding sequence ATGATTACTCTAACAGATGCAGCGGCAGCGCAAATTCTTTCAATGAAGAAAGACGAAGGCGACGATTCATTAATGTTACGAATCGGTGTACAAGGCGGAGGCTGTTCTGGTCTTTCCTATGGCATGGGTTTTGACGATGAAAAAGCAGAGAGCGACATACAATTCCAAGTCAATGGACTCGATATTTTAGTGGATCAGGAAAGTGAACCGATCATTAAAGGATTAGTGATTGATTATAAACAAAATATGATGGGCGGCGGATTTACTATTGATAATCCAAACGCCATTGCCAACTGTGGATGTGGCTCTTCTTTCAGAACCGCTACCAACGCAGGTACACCGGAAAATTGTTAA
- a CDS encoding Spo0E family sporulation regulatory protein-aspartic acid phosphatase, with product MKTRHDRCLDKLELLRQEMLLAAKRHGLNHPLVLTYSEQIDDIHNDLMRKGQCPIK from the coding sequence TTGAAAACACGGCATGATCGATGTTTGGATAAGTTAGAATTGTTACGCCAAGAGATGTTACTAGCAGCTAAGCGACATGGATTAAACCATCCTCTTGTCCTCACATATAGTGAACAAATTGATGATATACATAATGATTTAATGCGCAAAGGCCAATGTCCAATTAAGTAG
- the mqnE gene encoding aminofutalosine synthase MqnE, with amino-acid sequence MSVLLTDTKLQDVKEKVLNGERLSIEDGLTLYETPDLLGVAQLANLVNERKNGQNVYFIENLYINPTNVCEANCGFCGFKRKPGEEGAYTMDEEALLKYVSDRWNDNIREFHIVGGHNNEVGFDYYVNIVKTLKQHYPHVTVKAYTGAEIEFFSRLAGISMKEVIQTLMDAGLSTLTGGGAEILTERYRAIMSPEKASTDQWLEAHETAHNLGLRTHSTMLYGSVESHEERLIHMQRVRELQDRTNGFMVFIPLAMQPRNVKAGLNRRTSAYDDMRTIAVSRLMLDNFQHIKAYWINIGVQLTQMALTFGSSDIHGTLIEERISHSVGALTSAGITRKELIHMIKSAGKNPVERDTFYNIIKEY; translated from the coding sequence ATGAGTGTGCTTTTGACAGACACAAAACTTCAAGACGTGAAAGAAAAAGTTTTGAACGGTGAACGCTTATCCATAGAAGACGGCCTAACATTATATGAAACACCAGATTTACTTGGTGTTGCGCAATTAGCGAACCTTGTAAATGAAAGAAAAAATGGTCAAAACGTTTATTTTATTGAGAACCTCTACATTAATCCAACGAATGTATGTGAAGCGAATTGTGGCTTCTGCGGATTTAAGCGTAAGCCTGGTGAAGAAGGCGCTTATACAATGGATGAAGAAGCGTTATTAAAATACGTATCTGATCGCTGGAATGATAACATTCGTGAATTTCATATTGTCGGCGGGCACAACAATGAAGTTGGCTTCGACTATTATGTCAATATCGTGAAAACGCTGAAACAGCATTATCCGCACGTAACGGTTAAAGCTTATACAGGAGCAGAGATTGAATTTTTCTCTCGTCTTGCTGGTATTTCAATGAAAGAAGTTATCCAAACGCTAATGGACGCTGGTTTATCCACACTCACTGGTGGCGGCGCTGAAATTTTAACAGAGCGTTACCGCGCGATCATGAGTCCGGAAAAAGCTTCAACAGACCAGTGGCTCGAAGCACACGAAACCGCTCATAACTTGGGACTTCGTACGCATTCAACGATGCTTTATGGTTCGGTTGAATCTCATGAAGAGCGTTTAATCCATATGCAGCGTGTGCGTGAATTACAAGATCGTACGAATGGATTTATGGTGTTTATTCCATTAGCGATGCAGCCTAGAAATGTAAAAGCAGGATTAAACAGACGTACGTCTGCTTATGATGACATGAGAACAATCGCGGTTAGCCGCTTAATGCTTGATAATTTCCAACATATTAAAGCGTATTGGATCAATATCGGTGTGCAATTAACACAAATGGCATTAACATTTGGCTCAAGCGACATCCATGGTACATTAATTGAAGAGCGAATTTCTCATTCCGTTGGAGCCCTTACTTCTGCTGGAATTACAAGAAAAGAGCTCATTCATATGATTAAAAGCGCAGGCAAAAACCCTGTTGAACGAGACACATTTTATAACATCATTAAAGAATATTAA
- the dapF gene encoding diaminopimelate epimerase codes for MKTMKFTKMHGLGNSYIYVNMFNEKIPESQLSETAVRVADKNKGIGSDGMILIYPSQKAAVKMRVFNNDGSEAKNCGNGLRCVAKYSYEHGLVSESDFSIETAGGMVEATVFPDKAGTISSVTINMGKPRLLAEEIPMKAEDLKQEVIAKPVELAGKVVKLTAVSMGNPHAVQFVDNIHEAPVEELGPELEKHALFPEWVNVEWVEVVNKSEIHFRVWERGSGITQACGTGACAAVVASILNGHLEKETDVVVHLLGGDLQIRWNENGDVLMNGPAEYICSGEWYL; via the coding sequence GTGAAGACGATGAAATTTACAAAAATGCACGGTCTAGGAAATAGTTATATTTATGTGAATATGTTTAATGAGAAAATACCCGAAAGTCAGTTGAGTGAAACCGCTGTGCGCGTGGCAGATAAGAATAAAGGGATAGGAAGTGACGGGATGATTTTAATCTATCCGTCACAAAAAGCAGCTGTGAAGATGCGTGTGTTTAACAACGATGGATCTGAAGCAAAAAACTGTGGAAATGGCTTACGTTGCGTTGCGAAATATAGCTATGAACATGGATTGGTTTCAGAAAGCGATTTTTCAATAGAAACAGCAGGTGGAATGGTGGAAGCAACGGTTTTTCCAGATAAAGCTGGAACCATATCGTCGGTCACGATTAATATGGGAAAACCGAGATTGCTTGCGGAAGAGATTCCAATGAAGGCAGAAGACCTGAAGCAAGAAGTAATAGCCAAACCGGTCGAGTTAGCAGGGAAAGTCGTTAAACTAACCGCTGTTTCTATGGGCAACCCTCACGCCGTTCAATTTGTTGACAACATTCATGAAGCCCCCGTGGAAGAATTAGGGCCTGAACTTGAGAAGCATGCGCTCTTTCCAGAGTGGGTGAATGTAGAATGGGTTGAAGTCGTAAATAAATCAGAAATTCATTTTCGCGTTTGGGAAAGAGGTTCTGGTATTACGCAAGCGTGTGGAACGGGAGCTTGTGCTGCGGTTGTAGCGAGCATCTTAAATGGTCATTTAGAAAAAGAAACAGATGTCGTGGTGCATTTATTAGGCGGAGATTTACAAATTCGATGGAACGAAAATGGAGACGTTTTGATGAATGGGCCAGCCGAATATATTTGCAGTGGAGAATGGTATTTATAA
- a CDS encoding DUF1450 domain-containing protein, producing MNVRIECCMTNLDDGTAEAIEQLQSVPYTEIIDYGCLSHCGSCRHEHFLLVNDTYIAGTTVDELVKHVMNYVSSLNK from the coding sequence GTGAATGTACGGATTGAATGCTGTATGACCAATTTAGATGATGGAACGGCTGAAGCGATTGAGCAGCTACAATCAGTTCCTTATACAGAAATCATTGATTACGGGTGTTTATCTCATTGTGGATCATGCAGACATGAACATTTTTTACTTGTAAACGATACGTACATTGCTGGAACGACCGTAGATGAGCTTGTAAAGCATGTCATGAACTATGTGTCATCCCTTAACAAATAA
- a CDS encoding NAD(P)/FAD-dependent oxidoreductase: MKKLVVLGAGYGGMRVLQRLLPNDLPKNWEIILVDEMPYHCLKTEYYALAAGTASDHHLRVSLPEDERLTLKYATVSTIHANDHLIELSNGETIPFDKLVIGLGCTDKYHGVPGADTYTYSIQTMSATRRTYEALNNVRPEGVVSIVGAGLSGVELASELRESRPDLSIKLFDRGESVMSQFPKKLSSYVQNWFIEHGVDVSNNSNITKVEPGALYNHDERIESDVVIWTAGVQPVNVVRELDVEKDRSGRVVLTPQHFIPDHPDLFVVGDCASLPHAPSAQLAEGQAEQIVTILKHQWKGETLPEEMPRIKLKGVLGSLGKKHGFGMMGERPLTGRVARILKSGVLWMYKYHSG; the protein is encoded by the coding sequence ATGAAGAAACTCGTTGTACTTGGAGCTGGTTATGGCGGCATGCGCGTCCTGCAAAGACTATTGCCTAATGACTTGCCAAAAAACTGGGAAATTATTCTTGTTGATGAAATGCCTTATCACTGCTTAAAGACCGAATACTATGCACTCGCTGCAGGAACGGCTTCCGACCACCATTTAAGGGTATCTCTTCCAGAAGATGAACGGCTAACACTTAAATACGCGACGGTTTCCACCATTCACGCCAACGATCATTTAATTGAATTAAGCAACGGCGAAACCATTCCGTTTGATAAATTAGTCATTGGTTTAGGATGCACAGATAAGTACCACGGCGTTCCTGGTGCAGATACTTATACGTACAGCATCCAAACAATGAGCGCAACGCGTCGCACATATGAAGCCTTAAATAATGTTCGACCTGAAGGGGTTGTTTCCATCGTTGGAGCTGGGTTAAGCGGCGTAGAGTTAGCAAGTGAACTACGAGAAAGCCGTCCGGATCTTTCTATTAAACTTTTTGATCGTGGCGAATCGGTTATGAGTCAATTTCCCAAAAAATTAAGCTCCTATGTTCAAAATTGGTTCATTGAACACGGAGTCGACGTGAGCAATAATTCCAATATCACAAAAGTGGAGCCAGGAGCTCTTTACAATCATGATGAACGAATTGAAAGTGATGTCGTAATTTGGACAGCCGGGGTACAACCAGTTAACGTCGTACGTGAACTTGATGTGGAAAAAGATCGCTCAGGTCGCGTCGTATTGACACCTCAGCATTTTATTCCAGACCATCCCGATCTTTTCGTAGTTGGTGATTGTGCAAGCTTGCCTCATGCACCGAGTGCGCAACTAGCAGAAGGTCAAGCAGAACAAATTGTTACGATTTTAAAGCACCAGTGGAAAGGTGAGACATTACCTGAAGAGATGCCACGAATTAAATTAAAAGGTGTGCTTGGTTCATTAGGTAAGAAACACGGTTTCGGTATGATGGGGGAACGTCCGTTAACCGGTCGCGTTGCTCGTATCTTAAAAAGTGGTGTTCTATGGATGTACAAATATCACAGTGGATGA
- a CDS encoding YuzD family protein, whose product MPKIEFTVYGAEQKCASCVHLPSALETKEWLEAALARKFPDEAMTFHYVDIQAPQTEQEREWSESILNEKFFYPLVLLNGEVIAEGNPQLKKVTQQVEAALVPQEKR is encoded by the coding sequence ATGCCAAAAATTGAATTTACTGTGTATGGTGCAGAACAGAAATGTGCATCTTGCGTACATTTGCCGAGTGCATTAGAGACAAAAGAATGGCTCGAGGCAGCTTTAGCACGGAAATTTCCTGATGAAGCGATGACTTTTCATTATGTTGATATTCAAGCACCACAGACGGAACAAGAGCGAGAATGGTCTGAAAGCATTTTGAATGAAAAGTTTTTTTATCCACTTGTTCTGCTAAATGGAGAAGTGATTGCAGAAGGAAACCCTCAGTTAAAAAAAGTAACGCAACAAGTGGAAGCGGCCCTTGTTCCGCAGGAAAAGCGCTAA
- a CDS encoding NifU family protein, whose translation METSTDMMEQVQEVLDKLRPFLLRDGGDVELVDVEDGIVKVRLLGACGSCPSSTITLKAGIERALLEEVPGVTEIEQVF comes from the coding sequence ATGGAAACAAGCACAGATATGATGGAGCAAGTACAAGAGGTATTGGATAAGCTTCGTCCGTTTTTGCTACGTGATGGCGGAGACGTTGAACTTGTTGATGTGGAAGACGGAATCGTAAAAGTACGCCTTCTTGGTGCTTGCGGTTCTTGCCCAAGCTCTACAATTACGTTAAAAGCTGGGATTGAGCGTGCCCTTTTAGAAGAAGTACCAGGGGTTACCGAAATCGAGCAAGTATTTTAA
- a CDS encoding small acid-soluble spore protein Tlp — translation METHDDRSDNSKKIQSIIDDTKQRMHEAETYKTEHAAELHPDEKRALIEKKRNREISIDALEEEKQEEEG, via the coding sequence ATGGAAACCCACGACGATCGCAGTGACAACTCAAAAAAAATTCAATCGATAATTGATGACACGAAACAACGCATGCATGAAGCCGAAACATATAAAACAGAGCATGCCGCAGAGCTTCACCCAGATGAAAAGCGTGCGCTTATCGAAAAAAAGCGGAATCGCGAAATCAGTATTGATGCCCTTGAAGAGGAAAAGCAGGAGGAAGAGGGCTAA
- a CDS encoding transcriptional regulator SplA domain-containing protein encodes MLHVSELQDGQSVFVIYSNPHTPTVATIQEGYISVDSLGTSVVVYDYYHTLEEDDAVFASYEDAEQVYNQYMM; translated from the coding sequence ATGTTACACGTTAGTGAGTTACAAGATGGCCAATCAGTCTTTGTTATTTATAGCAATCCCCACACCCCTACAGTTGCCACAATTCAGGAAGGCTACATTTCGGTCGATTCACTTGGTACATCTGTTGTTGTCTATGATTACTATCACACATTAGAAGAAGATGACGCTGTATTTGCCTCTTATGAAGATGCAGAACAAGTATACAATCAGTATATGATGTAA
- the thrB gene encoding homoserine kinase, with the protein MLSIKIPASTANLGPGFDSIGMALNRYLYLEVERAEQWSFHCDSPGLTNLKPNNLMVKAAEFAAKHLQIDLLPCRVSMNNDIPLAKGFGSSAAAIVAGIEIACYCAEKTITQVEKVRIASLYEEHPDNVAPSIYGGLIIGAHREHRTDVIKVEQPQVDLVALVPPEILETKKARGILPKQLDYKQAVQTSALANVMTAAMMANNWVLVGELMMEDEFHHPYRKHLIPYWEEVMAYVKDHPYAYGAALSGAGPTVLCFVEQGSSDMFAKEVKRRFPYFESLALQPETVGTAVSVAQA; encoded by the coding sequence ATGCTTTCGATAAAAATTCCTGCTAGTACTGCAAATTTAGGGCCTGGGTTTGATTCAATTGGCATGGCGCTTAATCGGTATCTCTACTTAGAAGTGGAACGAGCTGAACAATGGTCGTTTCATTGTGATTCTCCAGGCTTAACGAATTTGAAGCCAAATAATTTAATGGTTAAAGCCGCCGAATTTGCTGCGAAGCATTTACAAATCGACTTATTACCGTGTCGTGTTTCCATGAATAACGATATCCCGCTCGCAAAAGGATTTGGATCAAGTGCGGCGGCGATTGTAGCTGGCATTGAAATCGCCTGCTATTGCGCAGAGAAAACGATTACTCAAGTAGAAAAAGTGCGCATTGCATCGTTGTATGAAGAACATCCCGATAATGTGGCACCGTCAATATATGGAGGGCTCATTATTGGGGCACACCGTGAACACCGAACAGACGTTATTAAAGTTGAACAGCCACAAGTTGATTTGGTCGCGCTTGTTCCACCAGAGATATTGGAAACGAAGAAAGCAAGAGGCATTCTGCCAAAACAGCTCGATTATAAGCAAGCCGTTCAAACAAGTGCATTAGCAAATGTGATGACTGCCGCAATGATGGCAAATAATTGGGTTTTAGTAGGCGAACTCATGATGGAAGATGAATTTCACCATCCTTACCGCAAACATCTCATCCCATATTGGGAAGAGGTGATGGCATATGTAAAGGATCATCCCTATGCATATGGTGCCGCTTTAAGTGGGGCCGGTCCTACCGTTCTTTGTTTTGTTGAACAAGGGAGCAGCGACATGTTTGCAAAAGAAGTGAAACGACGGTTTCCTTATTTTGAGTCACTCGCCTTACAGCCTGAAACGGTTGGAACAGCGGTTTCAGTTGCGCAAGCATAG
- the thrC gene encoding threonine synthase produces MWKGLLQEYKTYLPVNNQTPSLSLGEGNTPLVQFERLSEQWGIELYGKYEGLNPTGSFKDRGMVMAVAKAVEKGKTAIMCASTGNTSASAAAYGAKAGIRVFVVIPKGKIAQGKLAQAVMLGAEVIEVDGNFDQALKTVRELTEDSSIELVNSVNPYRLEGQKTAAFEICDQLGSAPDVLAIPVGNAGNISAYWLGFQEYHQAFQTGLPQMHGFQAEGAAPIVRNQVVENPETIATAIRIGNPASWKKATEAAKGSNGAIDMVSDEEIIEAYKVLAKNEGIFAEPGSCASIAGIKKAVANGQIAKGSKVVAVLTGNGLKDPVTAMDVSPSERVVLPHSTEAIKNYLLGKEMVV; encoded by the coding sequence ATGTGGAAAGGATTACTGCAAGAATATAAAACGTATTTACCGGTAAATAATCAAACCCCGAGCCTTTCGCTAGGTGAAGGCAATACGCCACTTGTGCAGTTTGAGCGGTTATCTGAACAATGGGGAATTGAGCTTTATGGAAAGTATGAAGGATTAAACCCGACAGGTTCTTTTAAAGATAGAGGTATGGTCATGGCTGTTGCAAAAGCCGTAGAAAAAGGAAAAACGGCGATTATGTGTGCGTCAACAGGCAATACGTCAGCATCGGCAGCTGCTTATGGGGCCAAAGCTGGAATTCGTGTATTCGTCGTTATTCCAAAAGGGAAAATTGCGCAAGGCAAGTTAGCGCAAGCCGTAATGTTAGGTGCAGAAGTGATCGAAGTGGACGGTAATTTCGATCAAGCCTTAAAAACAGTTCGTGAACTTACGGAAGATTCTTCTATTGAACTTGTAAACTCAGTCAACCCTTACCGACTGGAAGGCCAAAAAACAGCAGCGTTTGAAATTTGTGATCAGCTCGGTTCAGCTCCAGATGTATTAGCGATCCCTGTGGGCAATGCGGGGAATATTTCTGCTTATTGGTTAGGATTTCAAGAATACCATCAAGCCTTTCAAACAGGGCTTCCACAAATGCATGGCTTTCAAGCTGAGGGTGCAGCTCCAATTGTTCGAAATCAAGTTGTTGAGAATCCGGAGACAATTGCGACTGCGATAAGAATCGGGAATCCTGCAAGTTGGAAGAAAGCAACGGAAGCAGCAAAAGGTTCAAATGGCGCGATTGATATGGTTTCGGACGAAGAAATCATAGAAGCTTATAAAGTGCTGGCCAAAAACGAAGGCATTTTTGCAGAGCCAGGATCTTGTGCATCGATTGCAGGCATAAAAAAAGCTGTTGCGAATGGTCAAATCGCCAAAGGATCGAAAGTCGTTGCCGTTTTAACAGGAAATGGATTGAAAGATCCTGTAACGGCAATGGATGTATCACCATCGGAGCGAGTTGTACTTCCGCATTCTACTGAAGCAATTAAAAATTATTTGCTCGGTAAAGAAATGGTGGTGTGA